From one Peredibacter starrii genomic stretch:
- a CDS encoding NADH-quinone oxidoreductase subunit A, with protein sequence MTPAQFDGLMPIVILMGIAVLLFVGGHFASVLLAPKKPSHLKSMPYECGEEPVGSAWSMFNVRFYVVGLIFIIFDVESVLMFPVVTIYREMMERGDGFYILDVLLSFIAILVMGIAYCWKKGDLDWVKSFQVSVKNNK encoded by the coding sequence ATGACACCAGCTCAGTTTGATGGCTTGATGCCTATCGTTATCCTTATGGGTATCGCGGTTCTTTTGTTTGTAGGCGGACATTTTGCTTCCGTTCTCCTCGCTCCAAAAAAACCGTCTCACCTAAAGTCCATGCCGTATGAGTGTGGCGAGGAACCAGTAGGTTCAGCTTGGTCCATGTTCAACGTACGTTTCTACGTTGTTGGTCTAATTTTTATCATCTTTGATGTGGAATCGGTACTTATGTTTCCGGTTGTAACAATCTACAGAGAGATGATGGAACGTGGTGATGGCTTCTACATTCTTGATGTTCTACTAAGCTTCATCGCCATTCTTGTAATGGGTATCGCATATTGCTGGAAGAAAGGTGACCTTGATTGGGTTAAGTCTTTCCAAGTTTCTGTTAAAAATAATAAATAA
- the nuoH gene encoding NADH-quinone oxidoreductase subunit NuoH, with amino-acid sequence MNQTIVSYLSQYEFFDFLVKLFGNNQGLLAFTIYLLVALVIVVVCATIGGFGTYAERKISADLQQRIGPNRVGPYGLLQILADGVKMLTKEDIMPYTADKFLFYLAPMLALIGVFSTLAVLPWSSGFMMADLNVGVFYLIAISSLVGVSVFLGGYASNSKWSMLGGMRGASQIISYEIPVTISILAVTLLAGGMSFGTIIGAQKGLPLNWFIFHNPFAFIAFFVFFTGALAETNRAPFDLPEAESELVSGYHTEYTGMRFGFFALAEYIEVFVVCGVASALFLGGPNLPVDVKIDIIPLQLVQVVVFMTKTLLLYYVVIWIRWTLPRLRVDQLMSVCWKYLTPIAIFNLVGCAIWLVAFHGQSIAQLVLGGGHH; translated from the coding sequence ATGAATCAAACCATCGTTAGCTATCTCTCTCAGTATGAATTCTTTGATTTCCTGGTAAAACTTTTCGGAAATAACCAAGGTCTTCTCGCTTTCACAATCTACCTTCTAGTTGCTCTTGTCATCGTTGTGGTTTGTGCCACGATCGGTGGTTTCGGAACATACGCTGAAAGAAAAATTTCGGCCGATCTACAGCAACGTATTGGTCCTAACCGTGTAGGTCCTTACGGTCTTCTTCAGATCCTTGCTGATGGTGTGAAGATGCTTACTAAAGAAGACATCATGCCTTACACAGCTGATAAATTTCTTTTTTATCTTGCTCCGATGCTGGCCCTTATCGGTGTGTTCTCAACTCTGGCAGTTCTACCTTGGTCATCTGGTTTCATGATGGCAGATCTTAACGTTGGTGTGTTCTACCTTATCGCGATTTCATCTCTTGTGGGTGTTTCGGTGTTCCTTGGTGGTTACGCTTCTAACTCTAAGTGGTCAATGCTTGGTGGTATGCGTGGAGCTTCTCAGATCATCTCTTACGAAATTCCAGTAACGATCTCAATCCTTGCGGTAACACTACTTGCTGGTGGAATGAGCTTCGGAACAATCATCGGTGCTCAAAAAGGTCTTCCGCTAAACTGGTTCATTTTCCATAACCCGTTTGCTTTCATCGCTTTCTTCGTGTTCTTCACAGGTGCTCTTGCTGAAACTAACCGTGCTCCATTCGACTTACCTGAAGCAGAGTCTGAGCTAGTTTCTGGTTACCACACTGAGTACACAGGTATGCGTTTCGGTTTCTTCGCCCTTGCCGAGTACATCGAAGTATTCGTTGTTTGTGGTGTTGCTTCTGCCCTTTTCCTTGGCGGTCCGAACCTTCCAGTAGACGTTAAAATCGACATCATCCCACTTCAACTTGTTCAAGTTGTCGTGTTCATGACGAAAACTCTTCTCCTTTATTATGTAGTTATCTGGATTCGTTGGACTCTTCCGCGTCTTCGCGTAGACCAACTTATGTCAGTTTGTTGGAAATATTTAACTCCGATCGCAATCTTTAACCTAGTTGGCTGTGCCATCTGGTTAGTTGCTTTCCATGGTCAATCGATCGCCCAGCTAGTTCTTGGCGGCGGCCACCATTAA
- a CDS encoding NADH-quinone oxidoreductase subunit J family protein, giving the protein MFAQFLFIASALLTVGSAIAVAVTKNIMHSCIFLLGSLLGIAGLYATLGADFVAVTQIMVYVGGVVILMLFAVMLTGGKDFVSRAQNLLGLAPAMGNKFTYAVGILVAIVFAATNIKILMNLPSAPAAAAANSEAFPSTVREIGFLLTKNHVLAFELSSVLLLGALVGAAIIARPKKH; this is encoded by the coding sequence ATGTTTGCTCAATTTTTATTTATCGCCTCTGCTCTATTAACTGTTGGATCCGCAATCGCAGTAGCAGTTACTAAGAACATCATGCACTCGTGTATTTTCCTTCTTGGTTCGCTACTTGGTATTGCTGGTCTTTACGCCACTCTTGGCGCTGACTTCGTGGCCGTGACTCAGATCATGGTTTATGTAGGTGGTGTCGTTATCCTTATGCTTTTCGCTGTGATGTTAACAGGTGGTAAGGATTTCGTTTCTCGCGCTCAGAACCTTCTTGGTCTAGCTCCGGCAATGGGTAACAAGTTTACTTATGCTGTAGGTATCCTGGTTGCGATCGTTTTCGCGGCAACAAACATCAAAATCCTTATGAATCTTCCTTCTGCTCCTGCTGCTGCAGCGGCAAATAGTGAGGCATTTCCTTCAACGGTAAGAGAAATTGGTTTCTTATTAACTAAGAACCACGTTCTTGCATTTGAACTTTCTTCGGTACTTTTATTGGGTGCTCTTGTTGGTGCGGCGATCATCGCTCGTCCTAAGAAGCATTAA
- the nuoK gene encoding NADH-quinone oxidoreductase subunit NuoK, with protein MMSLASYLIISLVLFIVGLTVMIARKNIVAILLGIELVLNAAALNFVAYSKYVTNNLDGHVFSLFIIVIAAAEAAVGLAIVIRFFQIKETIHIDEATQLRN; from the coding sequence ATGATGAGTTTAGCGTCTTATTTAATTATCTCTCTTGTTCTTTTCATTGTTGGTCTGACAGTGATGATCGCACGTAAAAACATCGTGGCGATTCTTCTGGGAATTGAATTAGTTCTCAATGCGGCCGCTTTGAACTTCGTTGCTTATTCAAAGTATGTGACAAACAACCTTGATGGGCACGTATTCAGTCTATTCATTATCGTTATTGCTGCTGCTGAAGCTGCTGTAGGTCTCGCTATCGTGATCCGTTTCTTCCAAATCAAAGAAACAATCCATATCGACGAAGCTACGCAGTTAAGAAACTAA
- the nuoL gene encoding NADH-quinone oxidoreductase subunit L, producing MEYTVWNIAPIFLAPVLAFVINAFFGRKLPRNGDWLSTLSIFISFIFSARIFGDFVFGKFATDYFIHKTFTWFDLSYGANIWKVDMGIFIDNMTAIMLLMVSGVAFLIHLFSTWYMDHDEKHGRFFTFLPLFTSAMLGMVLSDNLFSLFIFWEIMGFCSYSLIGIYVKKEKAGDASLKAFMTTRVGDVFLLLGIVAIWMALGSVTYVDIYAAIAEGKFAGQSVIGISLATFAALCIFLGAMGKSAQFPLHVWLPDAMMGPTPGSALIHAATMVTAGVWISLRMYPLMVLGDITWFIAVIGAITAFGAATIAMVQTDIKAVLAYSTLSQLGYMMIGVGVGSYNAAFMHVITHAVFKACLFLSAGSVIHSVHEQEMPKLGGLRKYLPYTHFAMMCCTLAIAGIPFFSGFVSKDRILGDALFYGFMSGQNPLLAIVPILGFAGAGLTAFYMFRMMFLTFYGENKQHHDDHGHGHGHGDHAHGHDIHHEHLDARQNVPLLILAVFTLGFWFAGNLTGQDGIAVFGKKNEWFKILVEAPKVEKFVNSPRQPWSSVDSKPEAHLEHAHYHHQTGYAGPNPDEHKLHSAHVIGAILSIIIAFSGVLIAFLMYIKKSIKPLASKFPGFTTTLQNKYYFDNFYIDVLIKKGLLAFNRGLAWFDMGIYDRFAVDGWAWVNRQLYRASKWFDNVVVDAIGVDGTGVAVNLFNLVLRIVQSGKIQFYFIMLVMVLASYIWTLKV from the coding sequence ATGGAATACACAGTTTGGAATATTGCTCCCATTTTTCTAGCGCCGGTTCTCGCGTTTGTTATCAACGCGTTTTTCGGTAGAAAACTTCCTCGTAACGGGGACTGGTTATCAACACTTAGTATTTTTATCTCTTTTATCTTCTCAGCACGCATTTTCGGAGACTTCGTTTTCGGTAAGTTCGCGACTGACTACTTCATCCATAAAACGTTCACATGGTTCGACCTTTCTTACGGTGCCAACATCTGGAAAGTCGACATGGGTATCTTCATCGACAACATGACGGCAATCATGCTTCTTATGGTGTCTGGAGTAGCGTTCCTGATTCACCTTTTCTCAACTTGGTATATGGACCACGATGAGAAGCATGGTCGTTTCTTCACTTTCCTTCCGCTCTTTACTTCAGCGATGCTTGGAATGGTTCTTTCAGACAACCTTTTCTCTCTCTTTATCTTCTGGGAGATCATGGGTTTCTGTTCGTACTCTCTAATCGGTATCTATGTTAAGAAAGAGAAGGCCGGAGACGCTTCACTTAAAGCATTCATGACCACTCGTGTGGGTGACGTATTCCTTCTATTAGGTATCGTTGCAATCTGGATGGCACTTGGTTCAGTAACTTATGTTGATATCTACGCTGCAATTGCTGAAGGTAAGTTTGCTGGTCAATCAGTAATCGGTATCTCGCTAGCAACTTTCGCGGCCCTTTGTATCTTCCTAGGGGCCATGGGTAAATCAGCTCAGTTCCCTCTTCACGTTTGGCTACCAGACGCGATGATGGGTCCGACTCCCGGTTCTGCCCTGATCCACGCTGCTACCATGGTAACAGCTGGTGTTTGGATCTCTCTTCGTATGTATCCTCTAATGGTTCTTGGTGACATCACTTGGTTTATCGCCGTGATTGGTGCCATTACTGCTTTCGGTGCTGCAACGATTGCGATGGTTCAAACTGATATTAAAGCAGTACTGGCTTATTCAACACTTTCTCAGCTTGGTTACATGATGATTGGTGTTGGTGTTGGTTCATATAACGCCGCTTTCATGCACGTTATTACTCACGCCGTTTTCAAAGCGTGTCTCTTCCTTTCTGCTGGTTCGGTGATCCACTCAGTTCACGAACAAGAAATGCCAAAACTTGGCGGCCTTCGTAAGTACCTTCCATACACGCACTTTGCGATGATGTGTTGTACGCTTGCGATTGCTGGTATCCCGTTCTTCTCTGGATTCGTTTCAAAAGACCGTATCCTTGGAGACGCTCTATTCTATGGTTTCATGTCTGGTCAAAACCCACTTCTAGCGATCGTTCCAATCCTTGGTTTCGCAGGTGCAGGTCTGACAGCGTTCTATATGTTCCGTATGATGTTCTTAACTTTCTACGGCGAGAACAAGCAACACCACGATGATCACGGTCATGGCCACGGTCACGGTGATCATGCTCACGGACACGACATTCACCACGAGCACCTTGATGCTCGTCAGAACGTTCCTCTTCTGATCCTTGCGGTGTTCACCCTTGGTTTCTGGTTCGCTGGTAACCTTACTGGTCAGGATGGAATCGCGGTGTTCGGTAAGAAGAATGAATGGTTCAAGATTCTGGTGGAAGCTCCGAAAGTTGAAAAATTCGTAAACAGCCCACGTCAGCCTTGGTCTTCAGTTGATTCTAAGCCGGAAGCTCACCTTGAGCACGCTCACTATCACCACCAGACTGGTTACGCTGGCCCGAATCCGGATGAGCACAAGCTTCACTCAGCTCACGTAATCGGCGCGATCCTTTCAATCATCATTGCTTTCTCTGGTGTATTGATTGCGTTTCTTATGTACATCAAGAAATCGATTAAGCCACTTGCGTCGAAGTTCCCTGGGTTTACAACTACACTTCAAAACAAGTACTACTTCGATAACTTCTATATCGATGTTCTTATCAAGAAAGGTCTTCTGGCCTTCAACCGTGGTCTTGCATGGTTCGACATGGGGATCTATGACCGTTTTGCGGTCGATGGTTGGGCATGGGTAAACAGACAGCTTTACCGTGCATCTAAATGGTTTGATAACGTTGTTGTTGATGCAATCGGTGTTGATGGAACAGGTGTGGCAGTTAATCTTTTCAACCTTGTTCTTCGTATCGTGCAGTCAGGTAAGATCCAGTTCTACTTCATTATGCTAGTAATGGTTCTTGCTTCTTATATTTGGACATTAAAAGTTTAG
- a CDS encoding complex I subunit 4 family protein produces the protein MNGILNWVLWLPIIGAVAVLLAPKAKENVIRMITLVTTSVTLLLTVLLYLKFDTSTADMQFVTKIPWITQFHINYHLGIDGITMLMTFLNALLFFICTLSSWTVEKNVKAYFALLLMLQSTVFGVFFALDFFLFYVYWEVMLIPMFFLIGIWGGENREYAAIKFFLYTFFGGVFMLIGMVALYYATGKGPDSFSILALQGGHFVKETITLFGYTLSFEHVFFWFLFLGFAIKVPVFPFHTWLPHAHVQAPTAVSVILAGVLLKMGTYGFLRIAFPIFPQAAVDSSTIIAVLGLISVIYGAFCAMAQDDVKKLVAYSSVSHMGFVMLGLAAMTSQGMNGAVLQMFNHGTSTAMMFLLIGIIYERSHHRWIVKPDGSKGYGGLASQLPKYTTVFIIGMFASMGLPGLSGFISEALIFLGIYPRFTTITVIAVIGLLIGAAYLLWMFKRMFFGEPNPDNHDFDDMNAREVFYMIPLCICVVVFGIFPSPLLNVMKVSVGQLVDLLSKY, from the coding sequence GTGAACGGAATTTTGAATTGGGTTTTATGGTTACCAATCATCGGTGCGGTAGCTGTTCTTCTTGCTCCAAAAGCAAAAGAAAACGTTATCAGAATGATCACTTTAGTGACTACGTCTGTGACACTACTATTAACAGTTCTGTTGTATCTTAAATTTGATACTTCAACTGCGGATATGCAGTTTGTGACAAAGATCCCTTGGATCACACAATTCCATATCAATTACCACCTGGGCATTGATGGTATCACCATGCTCATGACGTTCCTGAACGCTCTCCTTTTCTTCATCTGTACACTTTCATCGTGGACGGTTGAGAAGAACGTTAAGGCCTACTTCGCACTACTACTGATGCTTCAATCAACAGTATTTGGTGTGTTCTTCGCCCTAGACTTCTTCCTATTCTACGTTTACTGGGAAGTTATGCTTATCCCAATGTTCTTCCTCATCGGTATTTGGGGTGGTGAGAACAGAGAGTACGCAGCGATCAAGTTCTTCCTTTATACGTTCTTCGGTGGTGTATTCATGCTTATCGGTATGGTTGCACTTTACTACGCGACTGGAAAAGGTCCTGATTCATTCAGCATTCTTGCACTTCAAGGTGGTCACTTCGTTAAAGAAACGATCACACTTTTTGGCTACACTCTTTCTTTCGAGCATGTGTTCTTCTGGTTCTTGTTCCTTGGTTTCGCGATCAAAGTTCCAGTGTTCCCGTTCCACACTTGGTTACCTCACGCTCACGTACAAGCTCCAACTGCGGTTTCAGTAATCCTGGCCGGTGTTCTTCTTAAGATGGGTACTTACGGTTTCCTAAGAATCGCGTTCCCGATCTTCCCTCAAGCTGCTGTTGATTCTTCAACGATCATCGCGGTTTTGGGTCTTATCTCTGTAATCTACGGTGCGTTCTGTGCGATGGCCCAGGACGACGTTAAGAAACTTGTTGCTTACTCTTCTGTATCCCACATGGGTTTCGTAATGCTTGGTCTTGCCGCTATGACTTCTCAAGGTATGAACGGCGCTGTTCTTCAGATGTTCAACCACGGTACTTCAACTGCGATGATGTTCTTACTTATCGGTATCATCTATGAGCGTTCACACCACCGTTGGATCGTGAAGCCAGATGGTTCTAAAGGTTACGGCGGTCTAGCTTCTCAGCTTCCTAAGTACACAACTGTATTTATCATCGGTATGTTCGCTTCTATGGGTCTTCCAGGTCTTTCTGGATTCATCTCTGAAGCACTTATCTTCTTAGGTATCTACCCAAGATTTACAACTATCACTGTAATCGCTGTTATCGGTCTTCTTATCGGTGCTGCTTACCTTCTTTGGATGTTTAAGCGTATGTTCTTCGGTGAGCCGAACCCTGATAACCACGATTTCGATGATATGAATGCTCGCGAAGTGTTCTACATGATCCCACTTTGTATCTGTGTGGTTGTGTTTGGTATCTTCCCAAGCCCACTACTTAACGTAATGAAAGTGTCTGTAGGACAACTTGTTGATCTGTTAAGTAAGTACTAA
- a CDS encoding NADH-quinone oxidoreductase subunit N has translation MIDQLFGFLDNYMPEVISVVLMMSLLVAESAVKDEHAPRVKIHFFTQAVLAVVLICLFGNLGAKPVHIFHNAVTIDPFSTLVKIIMTIGTMGAIFISQSSKDIYSNLKSEFMVMSVGVLIGGMLLASANNMLTLYLGIEILSILSYVMSSFKREDSTSAEAGMKYALYGGLSAGVALFGISHMYGALGSIQFLEMMEKIPTLQGMQLTTVMMGSVLFFVGLGYKISAFPFHMWTPDVYQGSPIPVTSFFAIVPKMAGLAALIRVSNVFFADGSVLSVSWVGLMMVIAAMTMTVGNVTAIGQNSVKRLLAFSSIGHVGMMILGVVVANEVGTRAILFYGITYLFMTLIAFYITSHLSDMYGSDGYDVFRGLIYKHPLMAVIMVGVLFSLAGLPPFSGFVAKFNIFNIIIEKKYYGIAIVAAINSVIALYYYLKLAKTMIFGQADGEERVLGFTPANQAVIAFLFIPVLFLGIFWEKVMTIAGNATIYIK, from the coding sequence GTGATTGACCAATTATTTGGTTTTCTAGACAACTATATGCCAGAGGTCATCAGCGTAGTGCTGATGATGTCTCTGCTTGTGGCCGAGTCTGCCGTAAAAGATGAACACGCTCCAAGAGTTAAGATTCATTTCTTCACGCAGGCAGTTTTGGCAGTTGTCCTAATTTGTCTATTCGGTAATCTGGGTGCAAAACCAGTTCACATTTTCCACAACGCTGTAACGATCGATCCTTTCTCAACATTGGTTAAGATCATTATGACGATCGGAACTATGGGTGCGATTTTCATCAGTCAGTCTTCGAAAGACATCTATTCAAATTTAAAATCTGAATTCATGGTGATGTCAGTTGGTGTTCTTATCGGTGGTATGCTTCTAGCTTCTGCCAATAACATGCTGACTCTTTATCTAGGTATTGAAATCCTTTCGATCCTTTCTTACGTGATGAGTTCATTCAAACGTGAAGATTCAACTTCTGCGGAAGCCGGTATGAAGTACGCGCTTTACGGCGGTCTTTCAGCGGGTGTTGCTCTTTTCGGTATTTCTCACATGTACGGTGCTCTAGGTTCTATCCAGTTCCTGGAAATGATGGAGAAGATTCCAACTCTTCAAGGCATGCAACTGACTACAGTAATGATGGGTTCAGTTCTTTTCTTTGTTGGTCTTGGTTATAAAATTTCTGCTTTCCCGTTCCACATGTGGACTCCGGATGTTTATCAAGGTTCTCCGATTCCAGTGACTTCATTCTTTGCCATCGTTCCTAAGATGGCGGGACTTGCGGCCCTAATCAGAGTTTCAAACGTGTTCTTTGCTGATGGTTCAGTTCTTTCAGTATCATGGGTCGGTCTCATGATGGTGATTGCGGCCATGACAATGACAGTTGGTAACGTAACAGCAATCGGTCAGAACTCAGTTAAGCGTCTACTTGCTTTCTCTTCTATCGGTCACGTGGGAATGATGATCCTGGGCGTAGTGGTTGCTAACGAAGTTGGTACTCGTGCCATTCTTTTCTACGGTATCACTTACCTTTTCATGACTCTAATCGCTTTCTACATTACATCTCACCTATCAGATATGTACGGTTCAGATGGTTACGATGTATTCCGCGGTTTGATTTACAAGCACCCTCTAATGGCCGTGATCATGGTGGGAGTACTATTCTCATTAGCTGGTCTGCCTCCATTTAGTGGCTTCGTAGCTAAGTTCAACATCTTCAATATCATTATCGAGAAGAAATATTACGGTATTGCTATTGTTGCAGCGATTAACTCAGTTATTGCTCTTTACTACTACCTGAAACTTGCTAAGACTATGATCTTTGGACAAGCTGACGGCGAAGAAAGAGTGCTGGGCTTCACTCCTGCTAACCAAGCTGTTATCGCGTTCCTATTCATCCCGGTTCTATTCCTTGGAATTTTCTGGGAAAAGGTAATGACGATCGCCGGAAACGCTACGATCTACATCAAGTAA
- a CDS encoding tetratricopeptide repeat protein: MTKYRIRLTSGRVIGPFVKAQLFDLKAKGHIRGNEEAQIFPTGNWGPITSFDFYPELMDENKTVMQTESTDEKTFVIDLTQLRNQKNEKELEQYDHGTIVPVEALTETIRMSSAEQKVQLSQVEPAPAPTPEPEPEEPKEPTRTAVTASQEIRLNPEEGERNEKTQINIVAQAEIQNMRRKQAAAEARAKAEAEEAERLKAEEDARQLALAIQRQEEAEKAKDDSTQMITLDLVKSDLLVDAEVNEAHIEKERKVVQKKKKALEGEDEEEEKPEDDAEALKKKKKKKIIMIVAGALIAYALLFPGDEKPKKPPFQHLAPLIEFPIPFDQAEPKRSQAEFNKGMELFNRGNYASLIQAGVNFKSSYENNLENKDALNFLVRTYAEELKHSKNKQVDAQTLFKLIQGKRPYLVQDPNGVIGLNLFYMTIDKPGAAVDVVQKYLKLNPKNVTQDLFAVHLLSLMKLGKIELSRQFYQALMKAPEKNRYAYEALIQYMLLNQESALALEYADEALKKFPQVLTFYFLKAELLLKEKRYKEMVPLLQVTEEKGLDYNDINRAKFLELTGLLLAAQGNVKQATIFLTKSLQVKDSDELRVKLADLTTGDGTPADTDKLINQSKAVKLLIEARDFYDKRNYELAMSTAARAVDAYPGYIPAELFLSKVQLRLGLAREGLKTIEALVQKYPEDRAINIALVEAYTNTYKFNDARNRMTILASTPLKESWEFASLNARLFLKMGDSLQAMSWLKTSVGNNPLNDADIFSLSEILLKRANFDNARMLLNNAIELDPINPDYRIAYAKLIYETQDDQAAIGYLLSLLDEFGENAKILSEIAIFYYRVGKVKDFQDYKKKIEALPYKDKALYEFMIKAAMMDERYLEVPGLVEQLLAIEPGDLDAMMTAGRVLYEEGKLVEAAKWFKRVQEKLNSYPKVLYYIAKIKFLSKDYDGAMEEIKKDIKDNGENDLSLVFMAEIQAEKGEFIESENLYKRAQKLNPRSYEALVGLADLSTKRNNFDLALDLYKRAMKQKTDEPIIHKKIGDVYRLLGQGTLAIESYKLYLDMEPEAREKANIEAYIQLMQ; this comes from the coding sequence ATGACGAAATACCGAATCCGGCTGACTAGTGGTCGGGTGATTGGTCCTTTTGTTAAAGCGCAGCTTTTTGACTTAAAGGCCAAGGGACATATTCGAGGAAATGAAGAGGCCCAAATTTTTCCAACCGGAAATTGGGGACCCATTACCTCTTTTGATTTTTATCCAGAGTTAATGGATGAAAATAAAACCGTGATGCAAACTGAAAGCACGGATGAAAAAACTTTTGTCATCGATCTCACACAACTTCGAAATCAAAAAAACGAAAAAGAATTAGAGCAGTACGATCACGGCACGATTGTTCCAGTGGAAGCGCTGACAGAAACCATTCGTATGTCTTCTGCTGAACAAAAAGTTCAGCTTTCCCAGGTCGAACCAGCTCCTGCTCCTACGCCAGAACCAGAACCGGAAGAACCAAAAGAACCAACTAGAACCGCAGTCACTGCTTCACAAGAAATCCGTCTCAATCCGGAGGAAGGTGAACGCAATGAGAAGACGCAAATCAATATTGTCGCTCAGGCCGAAATTCAGAATATGAGACGCAAGCAGGCCGCTGCAGAAGCACGGGCCAAGGCAGAGGCCGAAGAAGCAGAACGCCTGAAAGCAGAAGAAGATGCGCGACAACTCGCACTCGCTATTCAGCGCCAAGAAGAGGCCGAGAAGGCCAAGGACGACTCGACCCAAATGATCACATTGGATCTCGTGAAGAGTGATCTTTTGGTGGATGCAGAAGTGAATGAAGCTCATATCGAGAAGGAACGTAAAGTCGTTCAAAAGAAAAAGAAAGCACTTGAAGGTGAAGACGAGGAAGAAGAAAAGCCAGAGGACGATGCCGAGGCGTTAAAGAAGAAGAAAAAGAAAAAAATCATCATGATCGTGGCGGGCGCACTCATTGCTTACGCTCTTTTGTTTCCGGGTGATGAAAAACCGAAGAAGCCACCATTTCAGCATTTGGCCCCGCTGATTGAATTCCCCATCCCATTTGATCAGGCAGAACCTAAACGTTCGCAGGCCGAGTTCAACAAAGGGATGGAGCTTTTTAATCGTGGGAATTACGCCAGCCTCATCCAGGCGGGAGTTAACTTCAAATCAAGTTATGAAAATAATCTTGAAAATAAAGACGCCCTCAATTTTCTAGTTAGAACGTATGCTGAGGAATTAAAGCATTCAAAAAATAAACAAGTCGATGCTCAGACCCTCTTTAAGCTCATTCAAGGTAAGCGTCCATATTTAGTTCAAGACCCGAATGGAGTGATTGGCCTTAACCTCTTTTATATGACCATTGATAAGCCCGGAGCGGCGGTAGATGTTGTTCAAAAGTATCTGAAGCTGAATCCTAAAAATGTCACTCAGGATCTTTTCGCGGTTCACCTCCTGAGCTTGATGAAACTAGGGAAAATTGAATTGTCTCGTCAGTTTTATCAGGCACTGATGAAGGCCCCGGAAAAAAATCGTTATGCCTATGAAGCACTTATTCAATATATGCTGCTCAACCAAGAATCAGCATTGGCGCTTGAGTATGCTGATGAAGCGCTGAAGAAGTTTCCACAAGTGCTGACGTTTTATTTCCTGAAGGCCGAGCTTCTCCTCAAAGAAAAACGTTACAAGGAAATGGTTCCACTCCTGCAAGTTACTGAAGAGAAGGGATTGGATTATAACGATATTAACCGTGCCAAGTTTTTAGAGTTGACCGGTCTCTTACTTGCGGCCCAAGGTAATGTAAAACAGGCCACGATCTTTTTAACGAAATCACTTCAGGTCAAAGATTCCGATGAGCTTCGAGTAAAGCTGGCCGATCTTACAACTGGAGATGGAACTCCGGCAGATACAGATAAACTCATTAATCAAAGTAAGGCGGTTAAACTTTTAATTGAGGCCCGTGATTTCTACGATAAGCGAAACTATGAGCTTGCCATGAGTACAGCGGCAAGAGCAGTAGACGCGTATCCTGGATATATTCCCGCCGAGCTCTTCTTATCAAAAGTTCAATTAAGACTCGGGCTTGCTCGCGAGGGGCTTAAAACAATTGAGGCCCTGGTTCAGAAGTACCCAGAAGATCGGGCGATTAATATTGCTTTAGTTGAGGCCTATACCAATACCTATAAATTTAATGATGCCCGAAATCGCATGACGATTCTTGCCAGCACCCCTCTGAAAGAGAGCTGGGAGTTTGCTTCTTTGAATGCTCGCTTGTTCTTAAAAATGGGCGACTCACTTCAGGCGATGTCTTGGTTAAAGACCTCGGTTGGTAATAATCCACTAAACGATGCCGATATCTTTTCGCTATCGGAAATTCTTTTGAAGCGTGCGAACTTTGATAACGCCCGAATGCTTTTAAATAATGCCATCGAACTTGATCCGATTAACCCGGATTATCGTATTGCTTACGCAAAACTTATCTATGAAACCCAAGATGACCAGGCGGCGATTGGTTACCTTCTAAGCTTACTGGATGAATTTGGTGAGAACGCAAAGATCCTTTCTGAAATTGCGATCTTCTATTACCGCGTTGGTAAAGTGAAAGACTTCCAGGATTACAAAAAGAAAATCGAAGCGCTTCCTTATAAAGATAAGGCACTTTATGAATTCATGATTAAAGCGGCCATGATGGATGAGCGCTATCTGGAAGTGCCTGGACTGGTTGAGCAGCTACTGGCGATAGAACCGGGTGATCTGGACGCCATGATGACTGCCGGTCGCGTGTTGTATGAAGAAGGGAAATTAGTTGAGGCGGCAAAGTGGTTTAAGCGAGTTCAGGAAAAACTAAACTCTTATCCGAAGGTCCTCTACTACATTGCTAAAATCAAGTTCTTAAGTAAGGACTATGATGGTGCGATGGAAGAAATTAAAAAAGACATTAAAGACAATGGTGAGAATGATTTGAGCCTGGTATTCATGGCTGAAATTCAGGCCGAAAAAGGCGAATTCATCGAATCAGAAAACTTATATAAGCGAGCGCAAAAACTTAATCCTCGCTCTTATGAGGCACTCGTTGGTCTCGCCGACCTCAGCACTAAGCGAAATAATTTTGATCTCGCACTGGACTTATACAAGCGCGCAATGAAACAGAAAACGGATGAGCCTATCATTCACAAAAAGATCGGCGACGTCTATCGACTGTTGGGACAAGGGACTCTGGCCATTGAATCCTATAAATTGTATCTTGATATGGAGCCAGAGGCTCGCGAGAAGGCCAATATCGAAGCTTACATCCAACTCATGCAATAG